Proteins found in one Ptychodera flava strain L36383 chromosome 3, AS_Pfla_20210202, whole genome shotgun sequence genomic segment:
- the LOC139127789 gene encoding mRNA (2'-O-methyladenosine-N(6)-)-methyltransferase-like, with protein sequence MATPILSPRLLEEGWRKCYSVKAELPYYFNVKTNTSVWTMPTVSDQDERYADVPGRKSPDLPEPSQEVPLPHKTPSSQPSAAALVPPPSKPGTTSQAEPSFSDMPKTWTGK encoded by the exons ATGGCAACTCCAATACTGTCACCAAGACTACTGGAAGAGGGATGGCGCAAGTGTTATTCAGTGAAGGCAGAACTGCCGTACTACTTCAACGTTAAGACTAACACCAGTGTCTGGACAATGCCCACTGTCTCTGACCAAGATGAGAGGTATGCTGATGTTCCAGGGAGGAAGAGCCCTGACTTGCCAGAGCCTTCTCAGGAAGTGCCCCTGCCTCATAAGACTCCGTCCAGTCAGCCATCAGCAGCTGCTTTGGTCCCTCCACCTTCCAAGCCTGGCACCACCAGTCAAGCAG AGCCTTCCTTCAGCGATATGCCAAAGACTTGGACAGGAAAGTAG
- the LOC139129616 gene encoding dentin sialophosphoprotein-like, producing the protein MDAEWDDLSLTDSQWDTVFASVDAASTADQHYENNNQTMDVEWDDLSLTDSQLDTVFAAADAAEDQQYNDVNDSVCVDDDDDNDDDDDDEDKVVNRDQLRQTTAKPKKQYIRLRKNLVLVKTAWDFPWEEETNSSEENGTVGSTSTLTGSSRSSCNSSSSYNSHSSCNSSNSYNSDSSDSHSSHDSDSTDSHYSDSSSSQSEDIYSCNSDHSHITESHSYIPHSPSNIQDTQPFIQFFCPHEYQEFNTKWQALLLNNHPPSTQSSSPSSHPTRQIGGGSTDDLPSEDSPSDEDSGAKYYSIIRVRERQVKKFNATAHDYEIQFNDIQTGAWLRASDGSTTRCV; encoded by the exons ATGGACGCCGAGTGGGATGACCTGTCGCTGACAGATTCCCAGTGGGATACCGTGTTTGCCTCCGTCGACGCCGCTAGCACTGCAGACcaacactatgaaaataat AATCAAACCATGGACGTCGAGTGGGATGACTTGTCGCTGACAGATTCCCAGTTGGATACCGTATTTGCCGCCGCCGACGCCGCTGAAGACCAACAGTATAAT GACGTCAATGACTCTGTATGtgtggatgatgatgatgataatgatgatgatgatgatgatgaagataaagtGGTCAATCGAGATCAATTGCG acAAACAACAGCTAAGCCAAAGAAGCAATACATCAGGCTGAGGAAAAATCTTGTTCTGGTCAAGACAGCGTGGGATTTTCCTTGGGAAGAAGAAACCAACAGCAGTGAAGAAAACGGTACTGTGGGGTCAACATCAACATTAACTGGTAGTAGTAGAAGTAGTTGTAATAGCAGCAGTAGTTATAATTCTCATAGCAGTTGTAATAGTAGCAATAGTTATAATTCTGATAGCAGTGATAGTCATAGTTCCCATGATAGTGATAGTACTGATAGTCATTATAGTGATAGCTCTAGTTCTCAAAGCGAAGATATTTATAGTTGTAATAGTGATCATAGCCACATCACAGAAAGCCACTCCTACATTCCTCATTCCCCCTCAAATATTCAAGATACTCAGCCGTTCATCCAATTCTTCTGTCCCCATGAATACCAAGAATTTAATACCAAATGGCAGGCCCTCCTCTTAAATAATCATCCGCCTTCCACACAAAGTTCTTCCCCCTCATCACATCCAACACGTCAGATTGGCGGGGGGTCAACGGATGACCTGCCGTCAGAAGATTCACCATCAGATGAAGACAGCGGCGCAAAGTATTACAGCATCATACGTGTCCGTGAACGACAAGTAAAGAAATTCAATGCTACAGCTCATGACTACGAGATACAATTCAATGACATCCAAACCGGTGCGTGGCTTCGTGCAAGTGATGGTAGTACTACAAGATGTGTTTGA
- the LOC139127800 gene encoding uncharacterized protein F54H12.2-like: MAFLHEHSCECTKSELDLFTVPPTQTSVEEGQWEEVHPLTHIVESGPIEFVISGSGEDYIDLSSTLLLIKAKITKVDGTNLGADAAVGPVNLWLHSLFSQVDVHLNGKMISNPSPTYPYRALLETLLNYGKEAKDTHIGSALFFKDYHLKMDEVDPTKEGGEVNKGLKNRYAFTSGSQVVDMVGPIHSDLFFQPKYLMNGVELRLKLNRSKNAFSLVSSAENPGFKAVVTEATLLMSRK; this comes from the coding sequence ATGGCATTTCTTCACGAACACTCCTGCGAGTGCACCAAGAGTGAACTTGACTTGTTCACAGTTCCTCCAACGCAGACCAGTGTGGAAGAGGGACAATGGGAAGAAGTGCATCCCCTGACCCACATTGTGGAATCGGGACCCATCGAATTTGTGATTTCGGGTTCAGGGGAAGACTACATCGATCTGTCCTCGACACTCCTTCTGATCAAGGCCAAGATTACAAAAGTTGATGGTACTAACCTCGGTGCAGATGCAGCAGTGGGTCCCGTCAACTTGTGGCTGCATTCACTGTTCAGCCAGGTGGATGTACACCTCAATGGCAAAATGATATCCAACCCTTCCCCTACTTACCCCTACCGAGCCTTGTTGGAGACCTTGTTGAATTATGGTAAGGAGGCCAAAGACACCCATATTGGTTCAGCCCTCTTCTTCAAGGACTATCACTTGAAAATGGACGAAGTGGACCCCACTAAAGAAGGTGGAGAAGTGAACAAGGGACTGAAAAACCGATATGCCTTCACGTCGGGCAGTCAAGTTGTCGATATGGTAGGACCCATCCATTCGGATCTCTTCTTTCAGCCCAAGTATCTAATGAATGGTGTCGAATTACGTCTCAAACTCAATAGAAGCAAGAATGCCTTCTCCCTTGTGAGCTCTGCAGAAAATCCAGGCTTCAAAGCTGTAGTCACCGAAGCCACACTACTGATGAGCAGAAAATAA